From Polynucleobacter difficilis, a single genomic window includes:
- a CDS encoding bifunctional riboflavin kinase/FAD synthetase, with translation MNVFRGSAHLRAAPPCALTIGNFDGVHRGHHALLQALTEGARARGLASCVMTFEPHPKEFFSPAEAPPRILNLRDKLTAFADIGIDRVVIERFNAAYAKLTPEQFVAEILLRRLNTKWILIGDDFCYGAKRAGDFASLKRAGEQFGFEVSNINTVLENQERISSSALRNALAAGDMAKAALLLGRPYMISGHVIYGRQLGRTLGFPTLNLAVANHLNERKPAMTGIFTVLIHGLGDTPLPGVASLGVRPTVEDAGRVLLEVHLFDFNADLYGRIIRVELLEKIRDEAKYPDLETLQSAIQNDAQCARDYFQKKVHV, from the coding sequence GTGAACGTATTCCGAGGCTCTGCCCACCTTCGTGCCGCACCCCCTTGTGCCCTGACCATCGGTAATTTTGATGGCGTGCATCGGGGTCATCACGCCTTGCTCCAGGCATTGACGGAAGGTGCGCGCGCAAGAGGTCTTGCCTCCTGCGTGATGACGTTTGAGCCGCACCCCAAAGAATTTTTTTCACCGGCCGAGGCACCGCCCCGCATCTTAAATTTGCGTGATAAGTTAACTGCCTTTGCGGACATTGGCATTGACCGCGTGGTGATCGAGCGCTTTAATGCCGCCTATGCCAAATTAACCCCCGAGCAATTTGTTGCTGAAATTCTGCTGCGGCGCCTCAATACCAAATGGATTTTGATTGGCGATGACTTCTGTTACGGCGCAAAACGTGCAGGGGACTTTGCTAGCTTAAAGCGTGCTGGTGAACAATTTGGTTTTGAGGTTTCGAATATCAATACTGTTTTAGAGAATCAAGAGCGGATCTCTAGCTCCGCACTGCGTAATGCACTAGCAGCTGGTGATATGGCCAAGGCAGCTCTTCTACTGGGCAGGCCTTACATGATTTCTGGGCACGTGATTTATGGTCGTCAACTCGGCAGAACACTCGGCTTTCCTACCTTGAACCTGGCTGTAGCAAATCACCTGAACGAACGAAAGCCTGCAATGACCGGTATTTTTACCGTCCTCATTCATGGCCTTGGAGATACTCCATTGCCAGGGGTTGCCAGCCTAGGAGTTAGGCCAACGGTAGAAGATGCGGGGCGTGTTTTACTTGAAGTGCATTTATTTGATTTCAACGCCGACCTGTATGGCCGCATTATTCGCGTTGAACTCTTAGAAAAAATTCGGGACGAGGCAAAATACCCTGATCTCGAAACACTGCAGTCCGCTATCCAAAACGATGCGCAATGTGCGCGTGATTATTTCCAGAAAAAAGTCCATGTCTGA
- the purN gene encoding phosphoribosylglycinamide formyltransferase, whose amino-acid sequence MHSIVTLISGRGSNFEAIVKTAQKENWAVQFSGVIANRPEAKGLDFARSHGIPALALDHKAYPDRAAFDRALMQQIDLLKPDLVVLAGFMRILTPEFIRHYAGKLINIHPSLLPSFPGLHTHERALEAGVETHGASVHFVSEGVDEGPIICQASVPVLPGDSAAQLAARVLQMEHQIYPRAVKWYLDGRLRIEGNQVKVYPPESQLFAHE is encoded by the coding sequence ATGCACTCCATCGTTACCTTAATCTCCGGGCGCGGATCGAATTTCGAAGCCATCGTCAAAACAGCCCAAAAAGAGAATTGGGCAGTCCAATTTAGTGGGGTGATAGCCAATCGCCCTGAAGCCAAGGGCCTTGATTTTGCTCGCTCTCATGGCATTCCTGCACTTGCTCTGGATCACAAAGCCTACCCAGACCGCGCTGCATTTGATCGGGCATTAATGCAGCAAATCGACCTTCTCAAGCCCGATTTAGTGGTTTTGGCTGGCTTTATGCGCATCTTGACGCCGGAGTTTATTCGGCATTACGCCGGAAAGTTGATCAATATCCACCCATCCCTGCTGCCCAGCTTCCCCGGTTTACACACCCATGAACGGGCTTTGGAGGCAGGAGTAGAGACGCATGGTGCCAGCGTGCACTTTGTCAGCGAGGGTGTCGATGAGGGTCCCATCATCTGCCAAGCCAGTGTTCCTGTGCTTCCAGGTGATTCGGCAGCGCAATTGGCTGCACGGGTTTTGCAAATGGAGCATCAAATCTACCCGCGGGCCGTAAAATGGTACCTTGACGGTCGATTGCGAATAGAAGGAAATCAAGTGAAGGTGTACCCCCCAGAGTCGCAGTTGTTTGCCCATGAGTAA